From one Rhopalosiphum padi isolate XX-2018 chromosome 2, ASM2088224v1, whole genome shotgun sequence genomic stretch:
- the LOC132923275 gene encoding zinc finger BED domain-containing protein 5-like, which yields MESQYTKLILHTEVRWLSRGKVLSRVHELKNELIVFFTLENVPEFCELLTNEKWLEKLSYLADIFSHLNQINSSMQGPNENILTSCSKLFTLKDKLKIWKKRVQKNQFDMFPSLSVTEESSEVMTFIMEHLTALEESIDKYFPNLDISECDWINDPFDKNICLTEFSLEEEEELAEIRNNRTLLLKYKNVSLNEFWIQVEKIHAEIGKKALKILLQFSTSYLCEQGFSTLVNIKSNKRMKMEFIEEEMRVCLSTIRPQIKDLCKKNKPKCHFSSNNI from the coding sequence ATGGAATCACAATATACTAAACTTATTTTACATACAGAAGTACGATGGCTATCTCGTGGTAAAGTTTTGTCCAGAGTACATGAGTTAAAAAATGAACTTATCGTGTTTTTTACTCTTGAAAATGTACCCGAATTTTGTGAATTATTAACGAACGAAAAATGGTTGGAAAAACTATCATACTTGGCAGACATATTTTCAcacttaaatcaaataaattcaagTATGCAAGGaccaaatgaaaatatattaacatcgTGTAGTAAGTTATTTACtcttaaagataaattaaaaatctggaAAAAACGTGtgcaaaaaaatcaatttgataTGTTTCCTTCATTATCTGTAACAGAAGAAAGTTCCGAAGTTATGACATTTATAATGGAGCATTTGACTGCCTTAGAAGAAAGTATAGACAAGTATTTTCCTAATTTAGATATTTCCGAGTGTGATTGGATAAATGAtccatttgataaaaatatatgtttaactgAATTTAGCCTTGAAGAAGAAGAAGAGCTCGCTGAAATACGAAACAATCGAactcttttattaaaatacaaaaatgtttcattaaatGAATTTTGGATTCAGGTTGAAAAAATTCACGCTGAAATTGGCAAAAAAGCTCTAAAAATATTACTGCAGTTTTCTACATCATATTTATGTGAACAAGGATTTTCCACTCTTGTtaacataaaatcaaataaacgaATGAAAATGGAGTTCATTGAAGAAGAAATGAGAGTATGTCTTTCAACTATTCGACcacaaataaaagatttatgtaaaaaaaacaagCCCAAGTGTCACTTtagttctaataatatataa